TTGGAATTTCTCCTATTAGGTTAAAGGTCTCCGTACTATAGACAAAGACTGCGGGCACATAGGCATCCGCCACGTAAAGCTTATCCCCAGAGGGATTCAAGCACATTGCGGTAGGATTGCGGCCGGTCGTAATCCGTTTGATAATCTCATCAGTAGTAGGATCAATAACAGCGATATACCCGGCATTGCTAGTTACATAAGACACATAGACATAAGAAACGCCGCCTCGTGTATTTCTGCTTTGCTGTGCTGTTTGATTCATATTCATATATAAAATCCCCTTTCATGTCTTCTAACTCGTGGACTCGCCGGGCCCAGCGGACAGACAACAGGATGGGCAGGCGCGCCGGATTCTCCCGGATGCCTCATCAGGTTGTCTGCTGTATGTTATGTCTAAATGCTCCGGCCCGAGTAGTCCTAATGTCCAGTAAGATAGAAAAAAAGCTGCCCCCAAGTCCAGTTCGACTTGAAGCGGCAGCTCAATTTTTATACTAAATGTGCATTACAAGGATTGATTGCTGTAACCGCAGATTATATTATTGACGGTGATGCGATCAGTGGAATTGGAGCCAATCAGAAGAGGGCGCAGCGCTGTTGCCGTTCCCACATCAATCGGAACAATCGAGTTCACCTCTCCTACATAAGCCGTGCTGTCACCGGCAAACGCTAAATCACCTACATAGGAGAGCGGAACAAACTTTGAACTAGAAGTGTTTACATCGTAGAGTTGCAGACCACCTGTCGGGGAAGTGGTGGGCTGTATGGTGACGCCAATATAATTTTGACTACGTGAAGCACGAATTTTATCTTGGCCCTTGAAGCTGGCGGGTTCTGTAAATTCATCATAGGTAATGTTTCCTGTCCCGCTAAGAGTTAGCTTTTTAAATTTTTTCAGATAAGCTCTATCTTTTTGCGATGTGCAAAATAACAAATTGTTGTCCAGGTAGACTCCGGATACCGTATTGTCCAGCAGACTTGTAGCTTTGGAATCCAAAATTAAATGAAATGAAAATAAAGTCAACATGCCAGTCGGTCCAAATGTGACCAGCCCCGCTCCGCTTGGAGTAAAGGTCAAGGGGTTGTGGATCCCGTCAAATTCAAGCTCAATATCGTCTCCAATAGGTTGAGCGGTGTTAGAATTAACATCAATAGCGACAACATTACCTTTATCATTATCTTTAGACTTGCAGGCAACAAAGACAAGTTCGCTATTCGTGTGACCGGCAAAAGCGAACGGGTAGCCACTTCCGTCAGGCAATTCCACTTGTAAAATAACCTCGTCCTTGTCAGCGTCAATAATGGTAACGGCCTTGTCACCAGAATGGGCTACATAGACTTGGTTCACGCGAGGAGCTGCGAAGATAGCAACAGGAGCGCTATGAGCGGACGAACTGCTAATGGGAAGGATTTTCATAACTCTAAAGGAATACGCATCAATGATAGTGACCGAATCCTGGGCATTATTCACTACATAAAGTTTATCCTCCTGCTTATTCAAGCACATAGATACGGGCTTTGGGCCCACCTGAATCCGTTCAATGATCTTATTTAGTGCAGGATTAATGACAGCAATAAAGCCAAAGTAAAGGGAATGTTCATAACTCACAAACAAGTAAGGATTAGTACCTGATGCTAGATTTCTTCTGCGGTTTATCATATTCGTATTCACAAATAAAAACCCCTTTCATGTGCTTCTGGCTCATGGACTCGCCGGGCCCGGCGGACGGACAACCGGATGGGCAGGCGCGCCGGATTCTCCCGGATGCCGCATCAGGTTGTCTGCTGTAGGGTATGTCCGGATGCTCCGGCCCGAATAATCCATTCGTCCAAGAAAGCCACAAAAAGGGCAGAGGTTACCCCTTCACCGCTCCCGCCGTAAGTCCGCTAACAATGTACTTTTGGCAGAAGATATACAGGATTAGCACGGGAAGGGAGGTTAACACCAGATCCGCGAAGATCAGGTTCCAGTCCCGGCTGTACTTGCCGTAGAAATTATACACCGACAGCGGCATCGTCCAGTCCGAGCTGTCCGTCAGGAAGTAGAGCGGAATGGTGATGTCGTTCCAGACGGACATGAACACCATAATCGCTACGGTGGCGTTGACCGGGACGATCAGCGGGGTCACAATCTTGAAGAAGACATCGAACGTATTAGCCCCCTCCAGAAAAGCAACCTCATCCAGTGCCTTCGGAATGGACCGGATGAATCCGCTATACAGAAACACGCTGAACGCCGTATTCAGCGAGGCGTAGATCAGGATAACGCTGGTGATGCTGCCGTAGAAGCCCATCCACTGCACGACACGGATCGTGGTGATGGTCGACATCGGCGCGATCAGGCCCATGAAGAAGAACATATACAGGAAGCCTGACATTTTGGTCTCCCGGCGCACCAGAATGAAGGAGGCAGCCGAGGAGGTGAAGATATTCAGCACGGATGAGATGCCGGTAATCAGCATCCCGTTCAGGAATGCCCGTCCCAGACCGCCTTCGCGGAAGACGGTCGTATAGTTGGAGAATTTCCATTCCTCCGGGAGCCGCAGTGAGAACTTCAGCACCTCGGAGCTGGTCATGAAGCTGCCGAACAGCATAATCAGGAGCGGCAGGATGATCAGCAGCGAGGCCAGAATCAGGAAGCCTTCGACCAGATAGTTGCGCCAGGCCATTTTACGGGAAAAGCTCATTATTCCGATACCTCCTTACGCCGCATGAAGATCAGCAGTGGAATGGCGATGACCGTTACGGCTGCGAACAGCAGGGTGTTGACGGCTGTGCCCAGCCCCCAGCTGCCTTCACCGAAGGAGCGGAGGATGATCGTGCCGACCACCTGAGAGGCATTACCGGGTCCACCGCCGGTAAGCACGAACACCTCGGAGAATACCTTGAGGCCGCCGATCAGCGTCAGCATCAGGTTGATATTGATCGCAGGGAGCAGCAGCGGAATGGTGATGCTGCGGAAGCTGCGCCAGGAGCCGGCCCCGTCGATGGTTGCGGCTTCATAATATTCCTTGGAGATCGACTGGAGCCCGGCCAGATAGATGGCCATCTGAAAGCCGGTATGCTGCCAGATGGACACAAATGCCACGGTCCAGATGACCAGCGCCGGATTGGTCAGCCAGGCCTGGCTCAGCGACGGCAAGCCAACGGCTTCGAAGATGCGGTTAATCGTCCCGTCGGAGCGCAGCATGGGCGTGAACACAATGCTAATAACCAAAACGCTCAGGATCGACGGAGAGTAGAAGACCGCCCGCAGCAGGTTTTTGGATTTTAGCTTCATGTTCAGGCCGACCGCAAGCGCGATGCCGAGCAGATTTTTGCCGAGCACGGTAACGATGGCGAAGATCGCTGTATTTTTCATCGCAAGCAATAGGGTTCTATCCGTGAAAATCCGCTCGAAGTTGTCCCAGCCGATGAACTTAATGGCTTCCCGGTCCAGCCGCCAGTCCGTGAAGGAATAGAAGAGTCCGATCAGCGCCGGCAGCACGAAGAAGATAGAATAGATCAGCAGCGCAGGCCAGATCAGGTAATACGAATACAGCTTCTTGGATACGTTCATCTCTTCACACTCCTATATAGCCCAGGACAGAATAAAGCCCCGAGCGGACTTTATTCTGCCTGCGGTATGGTTTATATGATTGAATAGCGGATTAGAAGCCTTCCACGCCTTTGTCCTTCATCAGCTGGCTGAATTTCTCATCCCAGGCCTTAAGCACGCCCTTGGCGTCCAGGCCGCCGGCGAATTCATCCTGAAGCAGACGGTACAGCTCGCTGCGGTCCACGATCATGTAGGCATCGGTGGTCAGCGTAGTCTTTTTAGGCGTGATATATTGATCGACAATCTCTTGCTTGTAGTCCGGGAGCTTCGGTGTCGTCACATCGCTGAAGTTGGAGACGGAGCCTTGGCTGTCAACCATTTTCTGGGCGACCTCTTTGCTGGCGAGGAACTCCAGGAACTGCTTCGCTTCGGCCATGTGCTTGGCTTTCTTCGGAATGAACAGCTGGCCGCCCAGTGGACTTGCGCCAAGATTCGCATCCTCTGAAGATGGAATAGCGAACAGGCCCAGATGCACATTCGGGTCCTTCTCGGCCACGTTTACAATCAGCCAGTCGCCCATGAACATCATCGCCGTTTCCTTGTTCAGGAATTTACCTACCGCCATATCGTAGCTGTCACTGAGAATGTCGGTGTTGGTGTAGCCTTTCTTGTAGACCTCATACTGCTGATCGAGGAAGGTAGCGAACTCGGGAACATCGGACCACTTCTTGCGGCCGGCATTAATGTCCTCGAACAGGGAAGGCTCGTTCTTGGCAGCCCAGTCGGCAAAAGCAGCCGCCGGCCAGATATTCGCCGCCCAGTTATCCTTAAACGGCATGAAGACCGGCGTAATGCCGCTGGCCTTGATTTTCTCGCAGACCGCCAGGAACTCCTCGTAATTCTTCGGAATCTCTAGCCCCAGATCTTTGGAAATATCCTTGTTGTAGACGACGCCCTGCATCCCGGTATCCTGGCTGTAATGGAAGCTGTAGACGTGATCGTAAGCCGAGAGCACATCCTTATTCAGCAGACGGCCCACCCAAGGCTCGTTATCGAGAATCTCGAAATTACGCTCCAGATTCAGGTCCGTAGTCGCACTGGCGAGATTGTATTGAATCAGATCCGGCACCTCGTCAACGGCCAGCTTGGTCTGTAATACGGTGGCGGTCTGCTCTGCCGGAAGCAGCTGCAGATTGATTTTGATATTGGTTTTCTGCTCGAACTCATCCAGCACATCCTGAGCCACGAACGCTGAATCCTGCGAGCTTTTGGAGATGGCCAGTTCAATGGTTACCTTTTTGCCGCTGCCGCTGCCGCCTCCGCTGTTACCGCCTCCGCTGTCCGTTGCCGCAGCATTGCCCTTGCCTGAATTGTCAGAGCCGCATGCCGCCAGCGTTAAGGTCATGATTCCAGCGAGCAGGCCTGTTGCGATTTTCTTCATTTGCTTACTCATGTGATCGCCCCCGTAGTGAATTTTCTGTGAACTGAATCCGTTTACATTGCCCATTATAGAATGAGGACGGCGCAAGGTACATGTTTGTACTTGACACTTTCTGTGTAATATTCTGAACTCCGGGACGGCTTGTCATTTCGTCCGATTGGTTGTAAAGTAGGCAGCATCCTAAGATTCAGGGGGGCTTTAGCTTGGCTACTTTTTACGACAGACTAAGCAAGAGAAGGGTTCAGGCCAGTCTGCAAACGAAATTCTTCTTCACCTTCATGCTGCTGCTGCTGATTGTGCTGGGCTGCTTCCTGGTCTATGTGAATTATATGGTGATCCAGCCGCTCAAGGACAAGACGGAGAACGAAATGAAGCTGGCGGCTGTCCAGGTCAGCGATCAGCTGAACCTCTACATCAATAACCAGAACCAGCTCTCCCAGCGGATTCTGTCGAACAAAGAGGTGTTCACGCTGCTGTCCGCAGGCGATTACTCACAGCTTACCCTTGAAGGGCTGACCCGCAGCCGCAGGCTGAAGGACATCATGTTCCAGGCGCTGGGGCCGAGTCTGAACATTGAGGATATGATGATCTATGATCTGACCGGGGAGCGGGTGGCCTCTTATATCGGATACGCGGATAGCCCGGCTTCGCTCAGGCCGTTTCTGGAAGAGAGCAGCCAGCTGCCGACCTGGAATGCAAGCGGTTACGCGCTGTACCGGCAGGGGGCGGATGCCATCTCTTTTGTGCGGGCGATCAGGAACCAGAATGGTCAGGTGTTCGGCTATCTGGCGGTGCAGCTCGACCAGCGGTACTTGAACAGATCTGCTGCGGGCCTGGCGGGCGGCAAGGTCTATATTATGGATCAGGACCAGCGGCTGGTCTCCAGTTCTCCGGCACTGCGGGAAGGGGAGAAGGTCCCCGAATTCGCAGCGTCTCCCTCTGAGTCTGCAGCAGCTAACGGAATCTATCTGAGCAGCGGCCAGAACTATGTGGCTTACCACCGCTCTGCCGAGACGGGCTGGACCACCTATGTGGTGAATCCCAGGAATGTGGTGCTGGGCCCGGTCAATTCGGTGAAATACCTCTCTATTCTGCTGATTACCGCGCTGATTCTATTCTCGTTCATCTTCATCTACTTCTCGACCCGGAACCTGCTGCTTCCGATCCGTAAGCTGCGCAGCCAGATTCTGCGGATGAACTACAGCAACCTGAATATGAAGGCGGGCCCGCGTACCCACAACAATGAGCTGATTCAACTGAATAGCGCTTTTCAGGAGCTGCTGGAGCGGTTACAGGAATCTATCGAACGGGAAAAGCTTGCGCTGCACGAAGAAGTGAAGTCGCGGAATTCCGCCCTGCAGGCACAGATCGCGCCGCATTTTATCCACAATGTGCTGTATCTGATCAGTATTGCCGCCCAGGAAGGAAAGAATAGCGTGGTGACCGAAATGTGCAAGCATCTCTCGGACAGCCTGCGTTATATTGTATCCTCCCCTTATCAGCATGTGACATTGACGGAGGAGCTGAAGCATACCGGGCATTATTTGTCCCTGATTCAGCATAATTTCGAGGATGACCTGGAGTGGGAGATTGACGGGGACGGGGGCCTGGAGCGGATTGAGCTGCCCCGGCTGGTGATCCAGCCGTTCGTGGAGAATTGTATTGAGCATGCTTTT
The window above is part of the Paenibacillus sp. FSL H8-0048 genome. Proteins encoded here:
- a CDS encoding carbohydrate ABC transporter permease — its product is MNVSKKLYSYYLIWPALLIYSIFFVLPALIGLFYSFTDWRLDREAIKFIGWDNFERIFTDRTLLLAMKNTAIFAIVTVLGKNLLGIALAVGLNMKLKSKNLLRAVFYSPSILSVLVISIVFTPMLRSDGTINRIFEAVGLPSLSQAWLTNPALVIWTVAFVSIWQHTGFQMAIYLAGLQSISKEYYEAATIDGAGSWRSFRSITIPLLLPAININLMLTLIGGLKVFSEVFVLTGGGPGNASQVVGTIILRSFGEGSWGLGTAVNTLLFAAVTVIAIPLLIFMRRKEVSE
- a CDS encoding ABC transporter substrate-binding protein, translating into MSKQMKKIATGLLAGIMTLTLAACGSDNSGKGNAAATDSGGGNSGGGSGSGKKVTIELAISKSSQDSAFVAQDVLDEFEQKTNIKINLQLLPAEQTATVLQTKLAVDEVPDLIQYNLASATTDLNLERNFEILDNEPWVGRLLNKDVLSAYDHVYSFHYSQDTGMQGVVYNKDISKDLGLEIPKNYEEFLAVCEKIKASGITPVFMPFKDNWAANIWPAAAFADWAAKNEPSLFEDINAGRKKWSDVPEFATFLDQQYEVYKKGYTNTDILSDSYDMAVGKFLNKETAMMFMGDWLIVNVAEKDPNVHLGLFAIPSSEDANLGASPLGGQLFIPKKAKHMAEAKQFLEFLASKEVAQKMVDSQGSVSNFSDVTTPKLPDYKQEIVDQYITPKKTTLTTDAYMIVDRSELYRLLQDEFAGGLDAKGVLKAWDEKFSQLMKDKGVEGF
- a CDS encoding sensor histidine kinase, which gives rise to MATFYDRLSKRRVQASLQTKFFFTFMLLLLIVLGCFLVYVNYMVIQPLKDKTENEMKLAAVQVSDQLNLYINNQNQLSQRILSNKEVFTLLSAGDYSQLTLEGLTRSRRLKDIMFQALGPSLNIEDMMIYDLTGERVASYIGYADSPASLRPFLEESSQLPTWNASGYALYRQGADAISFVRAIRNQNGQVFGYLAVQLDQRYLNRSAAGLAGGKVYIMDQDQRLVSSSPALREGEKVPEFAASPSESAAANGIYLSSGQNYVAYHRSAETGWTTYVVNPRNVVLGPVNSVKYLSILLITALILFSFIFIYFSTRNLLLPIRKLRSQILRMNYSNLNMKAGPRTHNNELIQLNSAFQELLERLQESIEREKLALHEEVKSRNSALQAQIAPHFIHNVLYLISIAAQEGKNSVVTEMCKHLSDSLRYIVSSPYQHVTLTEELKHTGHYLSLIQHNFEDDLEWEIDGDGGLERIELPRLVIQPFVENCIEHAFKNTDPPWRIEVRVKVYNGLWAIEIRDNGEGFAPGRIRDILDNIEDSDSGVNELRHDTSGIGNMGIVNTVNRLKLMYRNRLFFNIYNHLGGEKGATVQIIASMSKDFY
- a CDS encoding YncE family protein, yielding MNTNMINRRRNLASGTNPYLFVSYEHSLYFGFIAVINPALNKIIERIQVGPKPVSMCLNKQEDKLYVVNNAQDSVTIIDAYSFRVMKILPISSSSAHSAPVAIFAAPRVNQVYVAHSGDKAVTIIDADKDEVILQVELPDGSGYPFAFAGHTNSELVFVACKSKDNDKGNVVAIDVNSNTAQPIGDDIELEFDGIHNPLTFTPSGAGLVTFGPTGMLTLFSFHLILDSKATSLLDNTVSGVYLDNNLLFCTSQKDRAYLKKFKKLTLSGTGNITYDEFTEPASFKGQDKIRASRSQNYIGVTIQPTTSPTGGLQLYDVNTSSSKFVPLSYVGDLAFAGDSTAYVGEVNSIVPIDVGTATALRPLLIGSNSTDRITVNNIICGYSNQSL
- a CDS encoding carbohydrate ABC transporter permease, translated to MSFSRKMAWRNYLVEGFLILASLLIILPLLIMLFGSFMTSSEVLKFSLRLPEEWKFSNYTTVFREGGLGRAFLNGMLITGISSVLNIFTSSAASFILVRRETKMSGFLYMFFFMGLIAPMSTITTIRVVQWMGFYGSITSVILIYASLNTAFSVFLYSGFIRSIPKALDEVAFLEGANTFDVFFKIVTPLIVPVNATVAIMVFMSVWNDITIPLYFLTDSSDWTMPLSVYNFYGKYSRDWNLIFADLVLTSLPVLILYIFCQKYIVSGLTAGAVKG